In one window of Ruminococcus albus AD2013 DNA:
- a CDS encoding SF0329 family protein has product MPFTKIKKRLETEFLAPSLQGRVTYFATSYSKYPDHEGRAAIRVDGVEVFKSDYFELMMLHSQKYHEQEESGAGLHRSWMQAFDEAEKAGGFDHQVFYRAFDMFSSQPIEESLKSEYPLVRIFAILDRRTGKRRLSAMAEEMESAPPFIQIFYKLRCEAEGLS; this is encoded by the coding sequence ATGCCGTTTACAAAGATAAAGAAAAGGCTTGAGACGGAGTTTCTTGCGCCCTCATTGCAGGGGCGTGTGACATACTTTGCCACCTCATACAGCAAATATCCCGACCATGAGGGGCGTGCGGCAATACGTGTTGACGGTGTTGAGGTCTTCAAGAGCGACTATTTTGAACTCATGATGCTGCATTCACAGAAATACCATGAGCAGGAAGAAAGCGGCGCAGGGCTTCACAGAAGCTGGATGCAAGCATTTGATGAAGCCGAAAAAGCTGGCGGATTTGACCATCAAGTATTTTACCGCGCCTTTGATATGTTCTCTTCACAGCCGATTGAGGAGAGCCTGAAAAGCGAGTATCCGCTTGTCAGGATATTTGCGATACTCGACAGGCGGACGGGTAAGCGCAGACTTTCTGCTATGGCTGAGGAAATGGAGAGCGCACCGCCTTTTATACAGATATTTTACAAGCTGAGATGCGAAGCGGAGGGCTTATCGTGA